A region of the Cloacibacillus sp. genome:
GGAGTGGTCCTCCTTCAGATGACGGCTAAAATCGTCCGCCGTCCCGCAGTCAAGGTGCGTCACGCCCCCGCAGTCCAAACATTTTAAATGAAGGTGCGCCGTGCAGCCCTCCGCGCCGAGGCGGTAGGTGGCGCCGTCGCCCTTCTCCGCGATATATTTGAGCACGGCGTTGTCGGAGGCGAGCGCCTCAAGCTGCCGGTAGACGGTAGTGC
Encoded here:
- a CDS encoding transcriptional repressor, whose translation is MGTRGRYRTKNHETLLALLKEHPARCFSVDDLCGLLEARGAKIGRTTVYRQLEALASDNAVLKYIAEKGDGATYRLGAEGCTAHLHLKCLDCGGVTHLDCGTADDFSRHLKEDHS